Genomic segment of Psychrobacter sanguinis:
GCACCATGATGATCTACAACCACGCCGCGTGCTTCGTTAACGATAAGCTCACCAGCAGCAATATCCCAAGGCTTTAATTTCATTTCGAAGTAACCGTCAAAACGGCCTGCTGCCACATAAGCTAAGTCTAGAGCAGCTGAGCCTAAACGACGTACTTGGCCGCCTTCTTCAGCAATCTTCTGTAAAGTAGCAAAATGTTCTTTGGCGTATGAGACGACTTTGTCGCCTTCTTGACGCTCAACAGGATGACCGGTAGTGAATAGACCACCTTCAATAGTTTTGCGTTGGCTAACTTGTAGACGTCGTTGGTTTAAACGAGCACCTTTACCACGACTGGCCGAGAACATTTCATCGCGGACTGGATCGTAAATTACGCCATGCTCAGTCACCCCGTTGTGCTGAACAGCGATCGAAATACAAAAATGTGGAACACCATGTACGAAGTTATGAGTCCCATCTAGTGGGTCAATAATCCAGCACCATTCTGAGTCACTACCCTGACCTTCTTGCAAGCCAAACTCTTCACCTAAGAAAGAATGATTAGGATAATTGTACTTCAAAGTTTCAATCGTCAACTCTTCACTAAAGCGGTCAATCTTAGTGACAAGACCTTCAAGGCCTTTTGATTCCGTATCGAATTCAATTTTATGACGGTTTTGATGCGCTTTTAATAATTCAGCACCGACTTTTTCAGCAGCGCGTGCTGCTATTACGACCATTGGTTCCATAATTTTCCTATTTGCTCTATTAAAGCGGTTAAAAACTCAGCTGTAATCTTCAGCTAAGGTTAATGTATATAAGCGTAATGACTTCAGATTAAATTCAGTAGCCTACTCTATAACGTGGGATAAAAAATGACACTTTCGACTCTCTTTAATCGCTTTTATAATGGCTTATTTAATAGCTGAATATAAAGAAACACTAAAAGAGAGTCGGAAATAAATTGATTAAATAGCTGGCTTTACTGTGTCGCAAACCACTCACGCAACTGTGAGGTCACGCCAGCCACATCTAAGCGACACTCTGCTAATTGCTCAGCGTGACTGCCGTGGGCGATAAACTCATCCGCAATACCAATATTTTTAATATGTACTTTTTGCTCAATACTGGCGGTGTGATTCAATAGATACTCATTAACAGCGCTGCCTGCACCGCCCATAACCGAATGTTCCTCAAGGGTTACGATATGGGTATAGCCCTTAGCAATTAAGTTATCAAGTAGGTCGGTATCTAGAGGTTTCACCCAGCGCATGTTGACCACACTAATCTCTGCAGGGACAGTGCTATCAGCCATCAGATTATTGGCTACTGCATCTGCGGTCGCTACCATCGGACCAAACGCAAGTAATGCCAGCTTTTTATCACTGTTGTTTGAGACAGATGAGGCCTGATACACCACATCAACCACTGCTTTACCAATTTCATAATCCTGACCAGGTTTGGTGATTTCAGCGCCTGGACCTGTGCCGCGAGGATAACGCACTGCACTAGGGCCTTTATACTCATAACACGTATTTAATAAGTGATAACACTCGTTTTCATCTTTAGGTGTGGCAATCACTAAATTTGGAACACAGCGCATATATGCCAAATCAAACACCCCAGCGTGAGTGGCACCATCCTCTCCTACCAGACCTGCTCTATCGATACCGAACGTCACATCCAAATTTTGCAAAGCAACGTCATGGATCAGTTGATCATATCCGCGCTGTAAAAAAGTTGAGTAAATAGCGACAATCGGTTTCACATCCAGTGTGGCCATACCAGCGGCTAAAGTAACCGCATGCTGTTCAGCGATCGCCACATCAAAGAACTGCTCAGGATACTGCTGAGCAAACTCAGTCATACCTGACCCCTCTTCCATCGCGGGGGTAATCGCAATCAGCTTATTATCGACAGCCGCTTTATCACAAAGAAATTCACCAAATACTTGCGAATATTTTTTCTTATGTGTAGTAGATTTAGTAGTAGACTCGCTGGTTTGCTGATCCACTGAGGGTTGCGGTAATTTACTAATCGCATGGTAGGTGACAGGGTCGCCTTCTGCAGGAATAAAGCCTTTGCCTTTAGTGGTATAAACATGTACCAATACTGGGCCTGAAACATTTTTGGCCCGTTCGAGTACTCTAAGTAACTCGGGCAAATCGTGGCCATCAAAAGGTCCGAAGTAGCTAAAACCAATGGCTTTAAATAAGTTATCGGCTACTTTTGGAATATCACGTAACGCACTATGACGGGCACGACGATTGGCCAAAGGCATCTCAGGAAGATGAGTCAGTTTGGGCTTGCCACCTGCGGTAATGTCCACTTGATAGCCTGATTCCCAAAGCATGGCTAAATGACGTGAGAAACCGCCAATAGAGCAAGAAATCGACATATCATTGTCATTTAAGACTACCAATAAATCTGCATTTTGTTGTACCGCATCATTCAAAGCTTCAAAAGCCATACCTCCAGTCATCGCACCATCACCGATAACACAGGCTACTTTTGCATCTGATTTAAGATGACGCAGCGCTAGACTCATACCAAGTCCGGCAGAAATAGAGGTGGAAGAGTGTCCCACACCAAAAGTATCATATTCTGATTCTTGGCGTTCAGGGAAGGCAGTTAAGCCTTGTTTGGAGCGAATTGAAGACAGACGGTCACGGCGGCCAGTCAATACTTTATGAGCATAGGCCTGATGACCCACATCCCAAACAAGTTTATCTTTAGGCGTGTCTAGTAAATAATGTAAGGCTAAGGTCAATTCTACCACACCCAAGTTGGCGCCAAAATGTCCGCCGCTTTGACCCGCTGAATACAATAGGTACTCACGTAACTCATCGGCTAGAATCAGAAGTTGATCCTGGCTTAAAGGCTTTAAATCGGTAGGCGAATCTATAGTGTCTAATAAAGGGGTAGTAGGACGCGAGGTAGGAATCTCACTAAAAAGACGCATAGCTGCTGGTTTATTAACCACAGTCTTAGAAATCGCCACATCAACGCTGCTATCTTCAGACGATGAATCTATTTGATGCGAAGGCGCAGGCTTGGGCTTAGTTGAGTTAGAATATTGCTGCATAGACCTTACAAAACCTACTAATCTTAGTATATAGACGCTATCTATCAAGTTAATATAACT
This window contains:
- a CDS encoding inositol monophosphatase family protein: MEPMVVIAARAAEKVGAELLKAHQNRHKIEFDTESKGLEGLVTKIDRFSEELTIETLKYNYPNHSFLGEEFGLQEGQGSDSEWCWIIDPLDGTHNFVHGVPHFCISIAVQHNGVTEHGVIYDPVRDEMFSASRGKGARLNQRRLQVSQRKTIEGGLFTTGHPVERQEGDKVVSYAKEHFATLQKIAEEGGQVRRLGSAALDLAYVAAGRFDGYFEMKLKPWDIAAGELIVNEARGVVVDHHGAHNAMQTGSIFACNVKLLKPLMKMVVPTWGNAVR
- the dxs gene encoding 1-deoxy-D-xylulose-5-phosphate synthase, which translates into the protein MQQYSNSTKPKPAPSHQIDSSSEDSSVDVAISKTVVNKPAAMRLFSEIPTSRPTTPLLDTIDSPTDLKPLSQDQLLILADELREYLLYSAGQSGGHFGANLGVVELTLALHYLLDTPKDKLVWDVGHQAYAHKVLTGRRDRLSSIRSKQGLTAFPERQESEYDTFGVGHSSTSISAGLGMSLALRHLKSDAKVACVIGDGAMTGGMAFEALNDAVQQNADLLVVLNDNDMSISCSIGGFSRHLAMLWESGYQVDITAGGKPKLTHLPEMPLANRRARHSALRDIPKVADNLFKAIGFSYFGPFDGHDLPELLRVLERAKNVSGPVLVHVYTTKGKGFIPAEGDPVTYHAISKLPQPSVDQQTSESTTKSTTHKKKYSQVFGEFLCDKAAVDNKLIAITPAMEEGSGMTEFAQQYPEQFFDVAIAEQHAVTLAAGMATLDVKPIVAIYSTFLQRGYDQLIHDVALQNLDVTFGIDRAGLVGEDGATHAGVFDLAYMRCVPNLVIATPKDENECYHLLNTCYEYKGPSAVRYPRGTGPGAEITKPGQDYEIGKAVVDVVYQASSVSNNSDKKLALLAFGPMVATADAVANNLMADSTVPAEISVVNMRWVKPLDTDLLDNLIAKGYTHIVTLEEHSVMGGAGSAVNEYLLNHTASIEQKVHIKNIGIADEFIAHGSHAEQLAECRLDVAGVTSQLREWFATQ